The window GCTGCCCCACAGCCTGGTGCCGGGCCAGGGCTGGTGTTCGCCGGCAATGGCACGGTCCGACAGGTTGGCAAGCAGGTGCAGCGTGGCGCCGTCGCCCATCCGCCAATGCGCCGTGAGAATGCTGTTGTCCGCGGCCTTGGCAGCGCCGAAGCGCGCGCCGGCCAGCCGCGGCATGATGTGCTGCTTGCGCAGGCTGAGCAACTCGCGCACCAGCTTCAGCCGCTGCTGGCCCGATGCGCTGTCGCGGTTATTCCAGTCCAGCACCGCGGATTGAAAGGTGCTTTCGTCGAGCGGATCGGGAATCTCGTCGCCGTATTTTTCGTAGGCGCTGGAAAATTCCTTGCGGCGGCCGTTGCGCACGGCGTCGGCGAGTTCGCCCCTGAAGTCGCAGAAGAACGGGAACGGCGTTTTGGATCCCCATTCGTCGCCCATGAACAGCATCGGCACCATCGGCGCCAGCAGCGTGATCGCCAGCGCGGCTTCGATGGCCTTTGGCCTGGCGATGGCCTCCAACCGGTCGCCAAGCGCGCGATTGCCGATCTGGTCGTGGTTCTGCAGGAAATTGACGAAAGCGATGGGCTCGAGCTGGCCGCTCGGCTCGCCGCGCAGCGCGCCGTCGCGATGGGGGGAAGGTTCGCCCTGATAGGCGAAGCCGGAGGCCAGCGCGCGCACCACATGGTCGATCGGTCGCGGTGCGTAGTCGCTGTAGTAGCCTTTGTCCTCGCCGGTCAGCAGTACGTGCCAGGCATGGTGATAGTCGTCGTTCCACTGCGCGCGATATTTTCCGCGCGGCGGGTTGGTGACGGGGTCGAGCAGGGTGGCGCGGTTGTCGTCGTTTTCCAGCACCAGATGGATCAGCCGGCTGCTATCAGCGGCGAACTTGCCGACCTCGCGGCTGAGTTCGTGCAGCATCGGGATTTCGCCCTGCTCGGGGATCGCATGCACGGCGTCGAGCCGCAGCCCGTCGAAGCGATAGTCGCGCAGCCAGGACACCGCGTTCTCGATGGCGAAGGCGCGGACCTGCGGCACGCGGTAGTCGATGGCGCTGCCCCATGGCGTGTGCGCGTCGCCAAAGAATTGCGGCGCGTATTGGCCGAGGTAATTTCCCTCCGGTCCGAAGTGATTGTAGACCACGTCGAGAAATACCATCAGCCCGCGCAGATGCGCTTCGTCGATCAGTGCTTTCAGATCCTCGGGGCGACCGAAGGCGCAGTCGGGCGCATACCACAGCACGCCGTCATAGCCCCAGTTGTGCCGGCCGGCGAAATCCGCCAGCGGCATCAATTCCAGCGCGGTGATCCCCGTCGCCACCAGGTGATCGAGCTTGTCGATCATGGCGCGATAGGTGCCCTCCGGAGTGAACGTGCCGGCATGGGTCTCGATCAGCACGGTCTCCTGCCACGGCCGGCCGCGCCAGTCGGTGGCGCGCCAGGCATAGGCAGCGTGATCGATTACTTCGCTGGGTCCGGCGATGTCCTGCGGCTGAAACGCCGAGCCGGGGTCGGGCACGTTGCCGACGCCGTCGATATGGAAGCGATAGGTCGCGCCGGCCCTGACGCCGGGAATCTCGGCGGAAAACCAGCCGTCCTCGCCACGCGTCAACGGATAGATCTTGTCGAGCATCACATCGACACGGTTGGCGGCCGGCGCCCACAGCCGGAAGATGGTGCCGGTCTTGGTCAGCCGGGGCCCGAAGCTCCGGTCGCTCACGACGCCGATCCGGCGAAAGCCAGCACCGAACGCGGCGGCGCATCGATGTCGCTGCCCGGCGGCAGAATCGCGATCGAGAGTTTGTCGTCGGCGGTGTTGAGCACCTGCCGCCAATGCTTGTATTCCGGCATTCTCGGCAGCTTGAACGCGATGCCTTCGGGGGCCGAGTTCAGCACGATGAAGATTGGATTCGTGTTGTCCTCGCTGGGGCTCAGCACATAAGCGAGAAACCGCCCGTCCGGGAAGGCCCAGTCCTGTTCGGTCATCTCCTCGGCCGTCGGCGTCAGCCACAGCACGCCATAGCTGCCGTCGGCACGGCGGCCATCGAGCCAGTGCTGTACGCGGATCTGCGGAAAACGCTGCCGCAGCTGCGTCATGTAGCCGACGAACTCGGTGAGGTCGTCTTCCTTGTGGCCGAGATTCTCCCAGCCGACCCAGCCGATCTCGTTGTCCTGGCAATAGGCGTTGTTGTTGCCGCCCTGGGTGTTGCCGACCTCATCGCCGGCGAGCAGCAGCGGCACGCCCTGCGCCAGCATCAGGCAGGCCAGCTGGTTCTTGCGCAGCTGCCGCCGCAGCGCCTGCAGGTCGGGATCGTCGGTCGGGCCTTCGACGCCAAAGTTGTTGCTGAGGTTGTCGCTGGAGCCGTCGCGGTTGTCCTCGCCATTGGCCTCGTTGTGCTTCTCATTGTAGGCGAACAGATCGGCCAGCGGGAATCCGTCATGCACGGTGACGTGGTTGATGCCGGCACGCTGCTTGCGGCCGTCATGATGGAAGACATCGGAGGAGCCGGTCATGCGGCTGGAGACTTCGCCGATCAGGCTGCCTTCGCCGCTCCAGTAGCGCCGCATGGCGCTGCGGTACTTGTCGTTCCACTCCGACCATTGCGACGGAAACGCGCCGACCTGATAGCCGCCCATGCCGAGATCCCAGGGCTCGGCGATCAGTTTGACCGACGCCAGCACCGGATCCTGCCGGATCGCGGTGAGGAAGCCGCTGTTGCGGCCGAAACCGTTCGGCCCGCGCGCCAGCGTGGTGGCAAGGTCAAAGCGGAAGCCATCGACGTGGCAGACCTCGACCCAGTAACGCAGCGAGTCCATCACCATCTGCAGCACGCGGGGATGGGTGAGGTTGACCGAACTGCCGCAGCCGGTGAAGTCGTCATAGAAGCGCGGATTGTCCGGCATCAGCCAGTAATAGGAGGAATTGTCGATGCCGCGATAGGACAGCGTGGGACCGAGGTGATTGCCTTCGGCGGTATGGTTGTAGACCACATCGAGGATCACCTCGATGCCGGCGTCGTGCAGGCGGGCCACGGTGGTGCGGAACGAATCCAGCGGATTGTCCTGTCCGTAGCGCGCTTCCGGCGCGAAGAACGACAGCGAATTGTAGCCCCAGTAGTTTACGAGCTTGAGTTCGACCAGGCGGCGGTCATCGACGAAGCTGTGGACCGGCAGCAGTTCGACCGCGGTGACGCCGAGCCGCTTGAGATGGTCGATCATCGCTGGCGACGACAACCCGCGATAGGTGCCGCGCAGGCCCGGCGGCACGTCCTTGCGGGTCTGGGTCAGGCCCTTGACGTGGGCTTCGTAGATGATGGTGTCTTCCCAAGGCACGCTCGGTCGGGATTCCTTGCGGCCCCAGTTGAACGTCTCGTCGACCACGACGGCCTTCGGCATGCCGCGGGCGTTGTCGCGGCGATCGAAAGACAGATCCTCACGGGCGCTGCCGGTGCGGTAGCCGAAATGCGCATCGCTCCACACCAGCCGCCCCGCCAGCTTCTTGGCATAGGGATCGAGCAGCAGCTTGTGCGCATTGAAGCGATGGCCATGCTCGGGTTCATAAGGGCCATGGACGCGGTAACCGTAGAGCTGCCCTGGCGAGACGTCGTTGAGATAACCGTGCCAGACGTCTTCGTTGCGCTCCGGCAGCGCGATGCGTTCCAGCTCGCGGCGGCCCTGGCTGTCGAACAGGCAAAGTTCGACCTTCTGCGCGGTCGCGGAAAACAACGCAAAGTTGGTTCCCCTGCCGTCCCAGCTTGCACCGAGGCGAGAGGGCGTGCCGGCGGATACTCTCATGCTTCAGAATTCCGGTACGAGAAAGATAGCGGCCAGCGGCGGAAGCGTGAGATTGAGTTCAGGCACCAGACCCGACGTCGCGACCTCGCCGGAATTGCCGACATTGCTGCCGCCGTAATGCGCGGCGTCGGAATTCAGCACCTCACGCCACTTGCCGGGGAACGGCACGCGGACGCGGTAGTTGCGATAGACGTTGGGCGAGAAGTTCACCACCACGAGGCACTGCGAGCGCGGATTGGCGCCCTTGCGCAGCCACGCAAAGACGTTGCTGGCGGCGTCCTCGGTAATCACCCACTCGAAGCCGGCGGGATCGCAATCCAGCTCGTGCAGCGCCGGCTGATTGCGGTACAGTTTGTTGAGGTCGCGGATCAGCGAATGGATGCCGGCATGCTTGTCCTGCTCCAGCAAATGCCAGTCCAGCGAACGGTCGTGATTCCACTCGCGCTCCTGGGCAAATTCGCAGCCCATGAACATCAGCTTCTTGCCGGGATGGCCGAACATGAAGGCGTAGTAGGCGCGCAGGTTTGCAAAACGCTGCCAGTCGTCGCCGGGCATCCGGCCGAGGAGCGAGCGCTTGCCGTGCACGACTTCGTCGTGCGACAGCGGCAGCACGAAGTTTTCCGAAAACGCGTATTGCAGCCCGAACAGGATGTCGCCGTGGTGGAATTTGCGGTGGATCGGATCCTTGCTGATGTAGTTCAGCGTGTCGTGCATCCAGCCCATGTTCCACTTGTAGCCAAAGCCGAGCCCGCCGAATTCCACCGGACGCGAGACCTGCGGCCACGCGGTCGATTCCTCCGCCGCCGTGGTGGCGTTGGGAAAGCGCGCGAATACTTCGGTGTTGAAGCGGCGCAGGAAGCCGATGGCCTCGATGTTTTCGCGGCCGCCATATTTGTTGGGAATCCAGGCGCCGGCGTCGCGGCTGTAGTCGAGATACAGCATCGAGGCCACCGCATCGACGCGCAGCCCGTCGACGGCGTAGCGCTCCAGCCAGAACAACGCGTTCGACACCAGGAAGTTCACCACTTCGGTGCGGCCGTAATTATAGATCAGCGTGCCCCAGTCCATGTGCCGGCCCTGCAGCGGGTTGGCATGTTCATAAAGCGCGGTGCCGTCGAAATTGCCGAGGCCGTGCGGATCGTCCGGGAAATGCCCGGGCACCCAGTCCAGCAGCACGGCCAGGCCTTCGGCGTGGCAGGCGTCGACCAGCGCGCAAAAATCTTCCGGCGTGCCGAAGCGGCTGGTCGGCGCATACATGCCGGTGGGCTGATAGCCCCACGAGCCGTCGAACGGGTGTTCGTTGACCGGCAGGAATTCCACATGGGTGAAGCCGAGATCGCGGGCGTAGCGTGGCAGCAGCTCCGCCAGCTCGCGATAGGTCAGCCATTCGTTGTCGCCCTTGCGGCGCCATGAGCCGAGATGCACCTCATAGACTGACATCGGTCTGTTCAGCGCGTTGACGCCGGCCGGCGCCGGCCGCGGATGCGGCAATCTGGTTTCGTCGAGCACGATCGAGGCGGTGCTGGGGCGCAGCTCCGCCGCGAAGGCCATCGGATCGGACTTCAGCGGCAGCTGCTGGCCGTGCGGGTCGATGATGTCAAACTTGTAGTGATCGCCGGCGATGGCGGCGGGCACGAACAATTCCCAGTAGCCGACCCCGCGCACCCGCATCGGATGCCGCCGCGGATCCCAGAAATTGAAGTCGCCGACCAGGCTGACGCGCCGCGCGTTGGGTGCGAACACCACGAAGCCGACGCCGGCGACGCCTTCCAGCGTCATCGGATGCGCACCGAGCTTGTCATAGAGCCGCTGATGGCTGCCTTCGCCGAGCAAATAGAGATCGAAGTCGGTCAGGATCGGCGGAAAGCGATAGGGATCGTCGAGATCGACGGACTTGTCGCCATAGCGCGCGCGCAGCTGATAGCTGGTCGAGCCATTGGCCAGCGTGCCGACGAACAGGCCGGCATCATGGACGCGCTCCAGCGACGTCGTTGCGCCGTGTTCGTCGATGGCATCGACATTGATGGCTTCCGGCAGGAAGGCGCGCACGACGGTCTTGCCGTCCTCCTTGTGGGGGCCGAGATAGTGAAACGGGTCGGAATGGCGGCCTTCGACGATCGCGTAAGCCTCCGCGGATAACTTGGTCATGCGACCTCCTCAGAGTGCTGATTCAAAATGCGAAGCGCGCCGGCCAGCGGAATCCGCAGCCAGTCGGGTCGGTAGGCGAGTTCATACTCGATCTCATAGAACGCCTTTTCCAGAAGAAAGAAATTCAACATTCCCTCCGCAGCTCCGGAATTGGCAGGCCACAGCCGCGCATCGGTCATGGTATCACGATAGGCACCAACGAATGCCGCCGTCGCACGTTCCCGCCAGCCGTCCAGCGCGGTGGCGAGCTTGCCGTTTTCGTCGGGCGCGACCTTGAGTGCGCGTTCCAGCGCCGCGGTCACGGAATAATCGATCGAGCGGACCAGGCCGGCGACGTCGCGTGCGGCGGGCGCCTTGCGGCGGCGCTCGGCGATCGGACGGCGCGGTTCGCCCTCGAAGTCGATGATGAAGATGTCGTCCTTGACGATCAGCATCTGGCCAAGATGGAAGTCGCCGTGGTGGCGGATCTTCAGCCCGTCGATGTTGTCCGGCAGCAGCGCGACCAGCCGGTCGCGCAGGCCGACGCGCAGCGCCAGTAGCTCGTCGATCAGCGCGCGGTCGGACTCCTTGGCCGCGCCACGGCGGTGCTCCAGACCTTCGAAGGCCAGTTCGGCACGTACGGCAACCTCGTTGACCCAGACCTTGATATCCTCCGGCGCTGTCGGCTCCGGCTTGAAATCGGCGATGTTATCGCGGCTGGCGAGCGCCATCTGCATTTCGGCGACGCGGCGGCCGGTCTGTGCCATGTAGCGCAGGTAGGGCACCTGTTCCTCGCTCTCCGCAAGCTCGGTGCCGCTGGCAAGTAGCCTTTGCTCCTCGACGAAACGGTCGAGATAGGCGGCAGTGACGGTCCAGGCGTCGCCCTGGTTCTGCACAAAGGCATGGACGATGGCGATCGCGCTGGTTTGGTCGCCTTCGACCAGTTCGACGCTGCCGAGCAATGCAGGCGTGTTGGCATAGCCGGCGATCTCGGTGAGGAAGCGGCCAATCTCGATCTCCGGATTGATGCCGGCCTGGAGCTTGCGATAGACCTTCACGACGTAGTCGCCGTCGACCAGCGCGGTGCTGTTGGATTGTTCGGTTTCCACCGCGCGGATGTTGACCGGATGCTTGAACGGCTTTTCCGCGAGTTTGGCGGTCGGTCTGAATTCAAGCCGTGCCCCTTCCTCCTCGACGGTGAGGGAATTGCGCAGATTGTGCAGCAGCAGGGCGATGAATATCTGTTCGCTGGCCACATCCAGCAGGGTGCCTTCGCGCGCGCCCTGGCGAACCGCGGCAAAAGCGTGGGGATTGTAGCGTTCGCGGTCGAAACGCACCCATTCGATCCGCATCGGCAGAACGTAACGCGTTGTCACATCGCGTTGCGTCGCTTCAAAAAATGCCAGCCAGGGCCTGTTGTCGCCGATGTTGCAAAACGGGATCGCGGATGTCAGGTGAGCCTGGATCGCCTTGGGCGAACGCTCGGGATACCAGCGCGTCCGCGCCAGATGCGCCGGCAGCACGTCGCGCTCGAACACGCCGCGGGTGCGGGCGAGCGACATCCAGGTGGCACCAAGCGGCACCACCAGCGTTTCGAATTCCGGTATCGCGGTCGGCACGACACGCTCGGAGACGTCGCGTTCCTTCAGCTGGAACCAGTAGAAGCCGTAGGGCGCCAGCGTAATCATGTAGGGCAGCTCGCCGATCGCCGGGAAGGTGGTGCGGCCGAGCATTTCCAGCGGCACGCGTTCCTTCCAGGGTGATAGATCCAGTTCGGTGGCCTGCGCCGAGCGCGACAGGTTGGCCACACAGAGGATCACCTCGTCGCCATATTGCCGGACATAACACAGCACCGAACGATTGCTCGGGCGAATGAAGGTCATGGTGCCGCGGCCGAAGGCCAGCGTCGATTTGCGCACGGAAATCAGCCGCTTGGTGGCAGACAGCTGTGACGAAAGGCTGCGCGACTGCGCCTCGACATTGACGGACTCGTAGCCGTAGACCGGGTCCATGATGGTCGGTGCGTAGAGCCGAGCGGGATCGGCGCGGGAGAAGCCGCCATTGCGGTCCGGCGTCCACTGCATCGGTGTTCGGACGCCATTGCGGTCGCCGAGATAGATGTTGTCGCCCATGCCGATTTCGTCACCGTAGTAGATGATCGGCGTGCCCGGAAAGGACAGCAACAGCGAGTTCATCAGCTCGATCTTGCGGCGATCATTGTCCATCAGCGGCGCGAGGCGGCGGCGGATGCCGACATTGATGCGGGCGCGGGGATCGTGGGCGTAGGTCGACCACAGGTAATCGCGCTCGACGTCGGTGACCATTTCCAGCGTCAGTTCATCGTGGTTGCGCAGGAACATCGCCCACTGGCAGTCCGCGGGAATGTCAGGCGTCTGCCGGAGGATGTCGGTGATCGGGAAGCGGTCTTCCTGCGCGATCGCCATGTAGATGCGCGGCATCAGTGGGAAATGATAGGCCATGTGACATTCGTCACTGTCGCCGAAATATTGCTGGACGTCCTCCGGCCACTGGTTGGCTTCGGCGAGTAGCAATTTGCCCGGCGCATAGGCGTCAAGCTCGGCGCGCAGTTTCTTGATGACGGCGTGGGTCTCCGGCAGGTTTTCGTTGTTGGTGCCGTCGCGTTCGCAAAGATAGGGAATGGCATCCAGCCGGAATCCGTCGACGCCGGCATCGAGCCAGCGCTTCATCACCTGCACGACCGCGCTGACGACGCGCGGATTGTCGAAATTCAGGTCGGGCTGGTGCGAGAAGAAGCGGTGCCAGTAATAGGCATTGGCCTCGGGGTCCCAGGCCCAGTTCGACTTTTCCGTGTCGGTGAAGATGATTCGTGTGCCCTGGTACTTCTGGTCGGTGTTGCTCCAGACATACCAATTGCGCGCGCTCGAACCGGCGGGGCTGCGCCGCGCGCGCTTGAACCAGTTGTGCTGGTCGGAGGTGTGATTGATGACAAGTTCAGTGATGACCCGCAGGCCGCGTCGCTTCGCTTCCAGAATGAAGCGACGGAAATCCTTCATCGTCCCGTAGTCCGGGCTGATGGAGCCGTAATCCGCGATGTCGTAGCCGTCATCGCGGCCGGGCGAGGGGTAGAATGGCATCAGCCACAGTGCGGTGACGCCGAGTTCCTGCAGGTAATCCAGCTTCTCGGTGAGCCCCGCAAAGTCGCCAATGCCGTCATTGTTGCTGTCCGCAAACGCCTTGACGTGCAGCTGATAGATGATGGCATCCTTGTACCAGAGGTGATCAACCTTGGCGTCGCCCGGCGAAACTGTCGAGTGGATGGTTCGCATCACGTGCATTTGAGGGCTTTCAGGCGAGACAGCGGAAGAAAATGGCGGGATCGCGCATCGGATCGATGCGGACGCGGACGCCGCCCCATTCAACGGGGTGGCGTTCCCCCGTGATCAGGTTTTCGACCGCCGCAATGTCGCGGCGTTGGCCCTCGACCATCACCTGGCTATTGATCGGCAGCCAGACCTCATGCGGATCGCGCGACAGCGAGATCGCACCGGCGACCATGTTGGTCTGATCGACGGACTCCTTGACGAAGCCGATGACGTTGTCGTCGTCGACCGCCATGAAACGCAGGTTGCTGGTCTGCTGCAGGGCGCCGTTGGAGCGGCGGGCCATGTTGAGGTCGCGGATATAGGACTTGATGTTGCCCGGCTGGTCCCAGTCGCGCGTCCTGATCTCGTATTTTTCCGAGTTCAAATATTCTTCCCGGCCCGGAATGGGCTCATGCTCGAGCAATTCAAACCCGTTATAGATGCCGTAGGTGCTGGACAGCGCCGCCGCCAGCGCCACACGCGCCTTGAACATCCAGGCTTCGCCGCTCTGCAGGTGAAACGGCAGGATGTCCGGGGTGTTGACGAAGAAGTTCGGCCGATAGAAGTCGCGCTCCGGATAGCCGCAGAGTTCGTTGAGATATTGCTCGATCTCCCACTTCTGTGTCCGCCACGTGAAGTAGGTGTAGCTCTGCGAGAAGCCGAGCTTGGCGAGGCCCTTCATCAGCTTCGGCTTGGTGAAAGCCTCGGCGAGAAACAGCACGTCGGGATGCTTCAGCTGCACTTCGTGGATCATCCACTCCCAGAACCGCAACGGCTTGGTGTGCGGATTGTCGACGCGAAAGATCTTCACGCCCTGGTCGACCCAGAACAGGATCACATCGCGCAGCGCATTCCATAGCGATCCCGCGTCGTCGCAGGTAAAGTCAGGATTGACGATGTCCTCGTACTTCTTCGGCGGATTCTCCGCATATTTCATAGAGCCGTCAGGACGACGCCTGAACCAGTCGGGATGCTCGGCGATCCAGGGATGATCCGGCGAGCACTGCACGGCGACGTCGATGGCGACTTCCATGTCGAACTGCTTGCAGGCCGCGATCAAGGCGTGAAAGTCGTCCATGGTGCCGAGTTCGGGATGCAGCGCGTCGTGGCCGCCTTCGATGCCGCCGATGGCATAGGGACTGCCGACATCGCCAGGCTCCGCGATCAGCGCATTGTTGCGGCCCTTGCGGTTCGTCACGCCGATCGGGTGGATCGGCGTGAAATACACCACATCAAACCCCATCGCCGCGACATCGGGCAGCCGCGCGATGCAATCGCGGAACGTGCCGTGCTGGCCGGGCACCGTGCTCTGGCTGCGCGGCATCATCTCGTACCAGGCGCCGTGGCGGGCGCGTTTGCGGTCGACCATCAGCGGCAGCAGCGGCGACCGCGTCAGATCCGGGCGCAACTGGGCCTCGGACATGGCGTTGCGCAGTTCGGGCGTCAGCAGCGGCTCGGTTTCGCCGGTCTGCAGATAATCTTCGCATTGCTTGACGATGACGGCCGAGGCTTCCAGCCCGCCTGATTGCGCCTTGGTCATCAGCCCCGCGCCTTCCAGCGCGTCCAGCGTGACGTCCTGTCCGGCCTTCAGCTTCAGCTCGAAGCCGTGGCGCCAGCTGGCGAATTCGTCGGTCCAGGCCTCGATGGCATAGACATAGCGGCCGATGGCGTCGGGCGTGAACGAGCCGCCCCAGCGGTCGTTGACCTCCAGGGTCATGGGCACGCGATTCCAGTCGCGGTCCTGCTCGCGGCGCCAGACGATGGCGGCGGCGATGATCTCGTGGCCGTCGCGATAGAGGTCGGCGTAGACATCGATGCGCTCGCCGACGATCCGCTTGATTGGAAATCGGCCACCGTCGATGATCGGGTAGATGTTTTCGATGTGGAAGGCGCCGCCGGCGGCGACGCTTTCCACGATTTGGGAGGTTTTGTTCACGGTGATGCCGTCGACATTTGGATGTCGTCCCAATTCGAGTTGCGGAAAAGAGACGGTGCGATCATATACAAAGCCCCGTGACAGGCGTTTGGTTCCCTCGGGAACCCAGCTTAGATAGAAGCGTTGAAAACGGCTATCCTCTTCCTAAAATTCACAAATTTCGCAGCAACTCCCGATTGTTGCGTTGCAAACAGCGTGCCGTATGGACCTTTTCACCAAAGCTGCCGAACTCGGAATCCAGACCGGTTTTCACGACGGACAGGGGCACTGGCACACCACCGACGCAGGCGCCCTGCAGATCATCCTCGCCGCCATGCCGATGCGAACGCCGCACCGGTTTCTGGAGCGGCCGGTGGTGGTGCGCGTCGGCGAGGCTTGCCGGACCGTCCTGACGGAGGCTGCCACGTTCCCGTTGCGGTGGAAAATTCTCAGCGGCGTTAAGGTTATCGCCGAGGGAACGACCGGCGAGCGCGGCATCGATTGGCCGGCCGATCTGCCGCTTGGCATGCACCGCCTGCACCTCACCGACGCGTCGCTGTTCTCTGAAGAGGCGCCGTTCATCGTCGCGCCGGCCAAGGCGTTTCGCGGCGAGTTCGACCGCTCCTGGATCCTGGCGGTGCAGCTTTACGGTGTGCGTTCCGCGCGCAACTGGGGCATCGGCGACTTCACCGATTTGCAGAGCCTGATCGCGATGGCGGCGAGCATCGGCGCCGGCGGCGTCGGCCTCAATCCGCTGCATGCGCTGTTCGACGACCGCCCGGCCGAATGCAGCCCGTATTCGCCGAACAGCCGGCTGTTTCTCAACCCGCTCTATATCGATGTCGAGCAACTGCCGGAATTCGCCGCCAACGATAGCGGCGATGCGCTGGAAGAGCTGCGCTCGGGCACTTTCGTCGATTACGTCGCGGTGGCCGCGGCGAAATCAGCTGCGCTGCGCGCGGCGTTCGAGGAGTTTTATGCCAACCCGAAGTCGCCGCGGCAAAAGGCCTTTGCGGCTTTTCGTGCCGAGCGCGCGCCATTGCTGACGCGCTTTGCCTGCTTCGAGGTGCTGCGGCACAAATTCCAGACCGCCTGGTGGGACTGGCCGGAGCAATGGCAGCACCCCGACGATATCCAATGCGAAGAACTCCGTGCCGGGCCCGATGGCAAGGAAGTCGCTTATATCGAATATGTGCAGTGGAATGCCGATCTGCAGCTCAAGGCTTGCCACGACCTCACCGCCAAGCTCGGCATGAGCGTCGGGCTCTATCTCGACGTCGCCGTCGGCGTGCAGAGCGGCGG is drawn from Nitrobacteraceae bacterium AZCC 2146 and contains these coding sequences:
- a CDS encoding maltose alpha-D-glucosyltransferase/alpha-amylase (product_source=KO:K05343; cath_funfam=2.60.40.1180,3.20.20.80,3.90.1200.10; cog=COG0366,COG3281; ko=KO:K05343; pfam=PF00128,PF16657; smart=SM00642; superfamily=51011,51445,56112; tigrfam=TIGR02456,TIGR02457) produces the protein MHVMRTIHSTVSPGDAKVDHLWYKDAIIYQLHVKAFADSNNDGIGDFAGLTEKLDYLQELGVTALWLMPFYPSPGRDDGYDIADYGSISPDYGTMKDFRRFILEAKRRGLRVITELVINHTSDQHNWFKRARRSPAGSSARNWYVWSNTDQKYQGTRIIFTDTEKSNWAWDPEANAYYWHRFFSHQPDLNFDNPRVVSAVVQVMKRWLDAGVDGFRLDAIPYLCERDGTNNENLPETHAVIKKLRAELDAYAPGKLLLAEANQWPEDVQQYFGDSDECHMAYHFPLMPRIYMAIAQEDRFPITDILRQTPDIPADCQWAMFLRNHDELTLEMVTDVERDYLWSTYAHDPRARINVGIRRRLAPLMDNDRRKIELMNSLLLSFPGTPIIYYGDEIGMGDNIYLGDRNGVRTPMQWTPDRNGGFSRADPARLYAPTIMDPVYGYESVNVEAQSRSLSSQLSATKRLISVRKSTLAFGRGTMTFIRPSNRSVLCYVRQYGDEVILCVANLSRSAQATELDLSPWKERVPLEMLGRTTFPAIGELPYMITLAPYGFYWFQLKERDVSERVVPTAIPEFETLVVPLGATWMSLARTRGVFERDVLPAHLARTRWYPERSPKAIQAHLTSAIPFCNIGDNRPWLAFFEATQRDVTTRYVLPMRIEWVRFDRERYNPHAFAAVRQGAREGTLLDVASEQIFIALLLHNLRNSLTVEEEGARLEFRPTAKLAEKPFKHPVNIRAVETEQSNSTALVDGDYVVKVYRKLQAGINPEIEIGRFLTEIAGYANTPALLGSVELVEGDQTSAIAIVHAFVQNQGDAWTVTAAYLDRFVEEQRLLASGTELAESEEQVPYLRYMAQTGRRVAEMQMALASRDNIADFKPEPTAPEDIKVWVNEVAVRAELAFEGLEHRRGAAKESDRALIDELLALRVGLRDRLVALLPDNIDGLKIRHHGDFHLGQMLIVKDDIFIIDFEGEPRRPIAERRRKAPAARDVAGLVRSIDYSVTAALERALKVAPDENGKLATALDGWRERATAAFVGAYRDTMTDARLWPANSGAAEGMLNFFLLEKAFYEIEYELAYRPDWLRIPLAGALRILNQHSEEVA
- a CDS encoding starch synthase (maltosyl-transferring) (product_source=KO:K16147; cath_funfam=2.60.40.1180,3.20.20.80; cog=COG0366; ko=KO:K16147; pfam=PF00128,PF11896; superfamily=51445) — its product is MNKTSQIVESVAAGGAFHIENIYPIIDGGRFPIKRIVGERIDVYADLYRDGHEIIAAAIVWRREQDRDWNRVPMTLEVNDRWGGSFTPDAIGRYVYAIEAWTDEFASWRHGFELKLKAGQDVTLDALEGAGLMTKAQSGGLEASAVIVKQCEDYLQTGETEPLLTPELRNAMSEAQLRPDLTRSPLLPLMVDRKRARHGAWYEMMPRSQSTVPGQHGTFRDCIARLPDVAAMGFDVVYFTPIHPIGVTNRKGRNNALIAEPGDVGSPYAIGGIEGGHDALHPELGTMDDFHALIAACKQFDMEVAIDVAVQCSPDHPWIAEHPDWFRRRPDGSMKYAENPPKKYEDIVNPDFTCDDAGSLWNALRDVILFWVDQGVKIFRVDNPHTKPLRFWEWMIHEVQLKHPDVLFLAEAFTKPKLMKGLAKLGFSQSYTYFTWRTQKWEIEQYLNELCGYPERDFYRPNFFVNTPDILPFHLQSGEAWMFKARVALAAALSSTYGIYNGFELLEHEPIPGREEYLNSEKYEIRTRDWDQPGNIKSYIRDLNMARRSNGALQQTSNLRFMAVDDDNVIGFVKESVDQTNMVAGAISLSRDPHEVWLPINSQVMVEGQRRDIAAVENLITGERHPVEWGGVRVRIDPMRDPAIFFRCLA
- a CDS encoding 4-alpha-glucanotransferase (product_source=KO:K00705; cath_funfam=3.20.20.80; cog=COG1640; ko=KO:K00705; pfam=PF02446; superfamily=51445; tigrfam=TIGR00217), coding for MDLFTKAAELGIQTGFHDGQGHWHTTDAGALQIILAAMPMRTPHRFLERPVVVRVGEACRTVLTEAATFPLRWKILSGVKVIAEGTTGERGIDWPADLPLGMHRLHLTDASLFSEEAPFIVAPAKAFRGEFDRSWILAVQLYGVRSARNWGIGDFTDLQSLIAMAASIGAGGVGLNPLHALFDDRPAECSPYSPNSRLFLNPLYIDVEQLPEFAANDSGDALEELRSGTFVDYVAVAAAKSAALRAAFEEFYANPKSPRQKAFAAFRAERAPLLTRFACFEVLRHKFQTAWWDWPEQWQHPDDIQCEELRAGPDGKEVAYIEYVQWNADLQLKACHDLTAKLGMSVGLYLDVAVGVQSGGFDAWNEQIAISRHLSIGAPPDALQPAGQNWGLAGFNGAGLEMQSFAPFKEMLRASMRYAGAVRLDHVLGLNRLYVVPHGYAADNGAYVKMPLQALLAVTAQESVANRCVVIGEDLGTVPEGFRDELAAWGIWSYLVMMFERDDRGAFRGVEHYAPDALVTFNTHDLPTYAGWRSLSDLVLKRSLGIDPGESDDSRRYAIAMLGETLRYQAISTEDLYAVTQFLARTRTRLLAIAMEDLLGVTNQPNIPGTIDEHPNWRQRLPVAVDKIVDVIDLASLKIATADRSTQVA